The following proteins are co-located in the Mesorhizobium sp. M1E.F.Ca.ET.045.02.1.1 genome:
- a CDS encoding heme ABC transporter ATP-binding protein yields MIEARDISVAVGNKHIVSHVDFAALPGEVTAIVGPNGSGKTTLLKALTGELAYTGAVTLNGRDLSTMKPVEAATLRAVLPQSTSLSFPFTVREIVRLGLIGGRSGVLPGEDARLPERALARVDLDGFAGRFYQELSGGEQQRVQLARVLCQVWAPVLEGRPRYLFLDEPVSSLDVKHQLIIMNIARDFARRGGGVVAILHDLNLTAMYADQIFVLHHGQLAAAGTPANVLKDELIEKVFDCRLKVGVLPSANMPFVLPQSAA; encoded by the coding sequence ATGATCGAAGCACGCGACATCTCCGTGGCGGTCGGCAACAAGCACATCGTATCCCATGTCGATTTCGCGGCGCTGCCGGGCGAGGTGACGGCAATCGTCGGACCGAACGGGTCGGGCAAGACGACGCTGCTCAAGGCGCTGACGGGCGAGCTCGCCTATACCGGCGCTGTCACGCTCAACGGCCGCGATCTATCGACCATGAAGCCGGTCGAAGCGGCAACGCTGCGCGCCGTGCTGCCGCAGTCGACCTCGCTGTCATTTCCCTTCACCGTGCGCGAGATCGTTCGTCTCGGCCTGATCGGCGGTCGTTCGGGCGTGCTGCCCGGCGAGGATGCGCGCCTGCCCGAGCGGGCGCTGGCGCGCGTCGATCTCGACGGCTTTGCCGGCCGTTTTTATCAGGAGCTTTCCGGGGGCGAGCAGCAGCGCGTACAACTCGCTCGCGTGCTGTGCCAGGTCTGGGCGCCGGTGCTGGAGGGCAGGCCGCGCTATCTCTTCCTCGACGAGCCGGTCTCCAGCCTCGACGTCAAGCACCAGTTGATCATCATGAACATCGCGCGCGATTTCGCCCGCCGCGGCGGCGGCGTGGTGGCGATCCTGCACGACCTCAACCTGACGGCCATGTATGCCGACCAGATTTTCGTGCTGCATCACGGCCAACTGGCGGCTGCCGGCACGCCAGCGAACGTGCTGAAAGACGAATTGATCGAGAAGGTGTTCGACTGCCGCCTCAAGGTTGGCGTGCTGCCTTCGGCGAACATGCCGTTCGTGCTGCCGCAATCGGCCGCTTAG
- the rirA gene encoding iron-responsive transcriptional regulator RirA, producing the protein MRLTRQTNYAMRILMYCAANTDRLSRIPEIAAAYSVSELFLFKILQPLVEAGLVETVRGRNGGVRLGRPAEQISLFDVVRVTEESFAMAECFENDAAECPLVDSCALNSALREALNAFFAVLSRYTIADLIAARPSVRHLLGIDLLEQRAPAA; encoded by the coding sequence ATGCGGCTCACGCGCCAAACCAACTACGCGATGCGCATCCTGATGTATTGCGCCGCGAACACCGACAGGTTGAGCCGTATCCCTGAGATCGCCGCCGCCTATTCGGTTTCGGAGCTGTTCCTGTTCAAGATCCTCCAGCCGCTAGTCGAGGCCGGCCTGGTCGAGACGGTGCGCGGCCGCAACGGCGGCGTGAGACTCGGCCGCCCGGCGGAGCAGATCAGCCTGTTCGATGTCGTGCGCGTCACCGAAGAGAGCTTTGCCATGGCCGAATGCTTCGAGAACGACGCCGCCGAATGCCCTCTGGTCGATAGCTGCGCGCTGAATTCGGCGCTGCGCGAAGCGCTCAACGCCTTCTTCGCCGTGCTCTCCCGCTACACGATCGCCGATCTCATCGCCGCACGCCCGAGCGTGCGCCATCTGCTCGGCATCGACCTCTTGGAGCAGCGCGCCCCGGCTGCCTAA
- a CDS encoding DUF445 domain-containing protein, with translation MSQSAPALAPVRFDADAQAKLSALRRIKFIAAAALGLCILVFGLATSFQGSHPWLGFVAAFAEAATIGGLADWYAVVALFKRPLGLPIPHTAIIPENQHRIADNLGRFIEANFLAPEPVREKLAEVDFAGLVADWLADTERAAGLSRFVARLVPQTLAAVEQSGLRDFVTSRLLEQIEKVPLAPLAAELLSALIDDRRHQRLFDEFIRVVGRFLNDEKALAAMREKIREELPSLFNLFRADAYLLKKIVASAGSLLEEVRADPDHPMRAEFDRFAFAFIERLRTSKQYARRAEKLKRDFLGRPEVRALAGDTWASLRLFIEQDANAPNSAIREHLANMFVEVGRHLADDAQIRADMNQGFVVALASFVESQKSGVSKFIADQVKRWDLAQLTRLIEMNIGKDLQYIRFNGMVIGGLAGLVLYTAERLFLVN, from the coding sequence ATGTCACAATCAGCTCCAGCCCTCGCGCCGGTTCGATTCGACGCCGACGCGCAGGCAAAGCTCTCGGCGTTGCGGCGGATCAAGTTCATCGCCGCCGCGGCGCTTGGCCTATGCATCCTTGTCTTTGGGCTCGCCACGTCTTTCCAGGGCAGCCATCCATGGCTCGGTTTCGTCGCCGCCTTTGCCGAGGCGGCGACAATCGGCGGCCTGGCCGACTGGTATGCCGTCGTGGCGCTCTTCAAGCGGCCGCTTGGCCTGCCGATCCCGCACACCGCCATCATCCCGGAGAACCAGCACCGCATCGCCGACAATCTCGGCCGTTTCATCGAAGCCAATTTCCTCGCGCCGGAGCCGGTGCGGGAAAAACTCGCCGAGGTCGATTTTGCCGGTCTCGTCGCCGACTGGCTTGCCGATACCGAACGCGCAGCGGGGTTGTCGCGATTCGTCGCGCGGCTGGTGCCGCAGACGCTTGCCGCGGTGGAGCAGTCCGGGTTGCGCGACTTCGTCACCAGCCGCTTGCTGGAGCAGATAGAAAAGGTGCCGCTGGCGCCTTTAGCCGCGGAGCTGCTGTCGGCGCTCATCGACGACCGCCGCCATCAAAGGCTGTTCGACGAGTTCATCAGGGTGGTCGGGCGTTTCCTGAATGACGAGAAGGCCCTGGCGGCGATGCGCGAAAAGATCCGCGAGGAATTACCGTCGCTGTTCAACCTGTTCCGCGCCGATGCCTATCTGTTGAAGAAGATCGTCGCTTCCGCGGGGTCGCTGCTCGAGGAGGTGCGGGCCGATCCCGATCATCCGATGCGCGCCGAATTCGACCGTTTCGCGTTTGCGTTCATCGAACGGCTGCGGACGTCCAAGCAATATGCAAGGCGTGCCGAGAAGCTGAAGCGCGATTTCCTTGGCCGTCCGGAAGTCAGGGCGCTGGCCGGAGACACGTGGGCCAGTCTGCGCCTGTTCATCGAGCAGGACGCCAACGCGCCGAATTCGGCGATCCGCGAGCATCTTGCCAATATGTTCGTCGAGGTCGGCCGGCATCTGGCCGACGATGCGCAGATCAGGGCCGACATGAACCAGGGCTTCGTCGTCGCGCTCGCTTCGTTCGTCGAGAGCCAGAAGAGCGGTGTGTCGAAATTCATCGCCGACCAGGTCAAGCGCTGGGATCTGGCCCAGTTGACGCGGCTGATCGAGATGAACATCGGCAAGGACCTGCAATATATCCGCTTCAACGGCATGGTGATCGGCGGCTTGGCCGGTTTGGTGCTTTACACGGCGGAGCGGCTGTTTCTCGTCAATTGA
- a CDS encoding phasin family protein codes for MAKRPESDSFLDMFSKFGRDLKLPNVDVQAILDHHRKNLEALEKSARAGAAGASSVLSRQREMVQDALSEITRMAQNYQVPGHPQELMTKQVEFARKSFETTLKNAGEVAEIVKKSGTESIEILRDRIKDAMAEIRAGYDKK; via the coding sequence ATGGCGAAACGACCGGAATCCGACTCTTTCCTGGATATGTTCAGCAAATTCGGCCGCGACCTGAAGCTGCCGAATGTCGACGTTCAGGCAATCCTCGATCACCACCGCAAGAATCTCGAGGCTCTTGAAAAGTCGGCCAGGGCAGGTGCTGCCGGCGCGTCCTCGGTTTTGTCGCGGCAGCGCGAGATGGTGCAGGACGCGCTCAGCGAAATCACCCGGATGGCGCAGAACTACCAGGTTCCGGGCCATCCGCAGGAGTTGATGACGAAGCAGGTGGAATTCGCCAGGAAATCCTTCGAGACGACGCTGAAGAATGCCGGCGAGGTGGCCGAGATCGTCAAGAAGTCGGGCACCGAATCGATCGAAATCCTGCGCGACAGGATCAAGGATGCAATGGCGGAAATCCGCGCCGGCTATGACAAGAAGTGA
- a CDS encoding MaoC family dehydratase — MTENRPRTPPTFEQLRTMAGQEVGVSDWTTVDQQRIDQFAECTGDHQWIHVDPERAKRQSPFRTTIAHGYLTLSIIGALALEMGIVPENTQAAFNYGFDKVRFLAPVKSGARIRLRTTLLSMEDRGPGQYLMKAANTVEIEGEQKPALTAETLVMMYERRKRAAT; from the coding sequence ATGACGGAAAATCGGCCGAGAACGCCGCCGACCTTCGAGCAGTTGCGCACAATGGCCGGCCAGGAGGTCGGCGTGTCGGACTGGACGACGGTCGACCAGCAGCGCATCGACCAGTTCGCCGAATGCACGGGCGACCATCAGTGGATCCATGTCGATCCCGAACGCGCCAAACGGCAGAGCCCGTTCCGCACGACGATCGCGCATGGCTACCTGACGCTGTCGATCATCGGGGCGCTGGCGCTGGAGATGGGCATCGTGCCGGAAAACACGCAAGCCGCTTTCAACTATGGCTTCGACAAGGTGCGCTTCCTTGCGCCGGTGAAATCCGGCGCGCGCATCAGGCTGCGCACGACGCTGCTTTCCATGGAGGACCGCGGCCCCGGCCAGTATCTGATGAAGGCCGCGAACACCGTCGAGATCGAAGGCGAGCAGAAGCCAGCGCTGACCGCCGAGACGCTGGTGATGATGTATGAGCGCCGCAAGCGGGCAGCAACCTAA
- a CDS encoding DMT family transporter yields the protein MDKSFNGWLSGFIGVLIFSGSLPATRMAVLDFDPTFLTSARAAIAGLLGIAMLLLFREKRPERGDLVSLVVVALGVVVGFPLLTALELKHVTAAHSIIFVGLLPLATAIFGVLRGGDPPRPAFWLFSCLGSALVAGFALTQGVTASPVGDGLMLAAVVACGLGYAEGAALSRKLGGWQVICWALALSLPVMLALTFATLPPSFAGVGSGAWIGLAYVSLFSMVIGFVFWYRGLAQGGIAAVGQLQLLQPFFGLALAATLLHEQVSPLMVVVTLGVVACVFGAKKFAR from the coding sequence ATGGACAAGAGTTTCAACGGCTGGCTCAGCGGCTTCATCGGCGTGCTGATCTTCAGCGGGTCGCTGCCGGCGACGCGTATGGCGGTGCTGGATTTCGACCCGACCTTCCTGACGTCGGCCCGGGCGGCGATCGCCGGCCTGCTCGGGATCGCGATGCTGCTCCTGTTCCGCGAGAAGCGCCCGGAGCGAGGGGACCTGGTTTCGCTCGTCGTCGTCGCGCTTGGAGTCGTGGTCGGCTTCCCGTTGCTCACGGCGCTGGAGCTCAAACATGTCACCGCCGCGCATTCCATCATCTTCGTCGGCCTGCTGCCGCTGGCGACCGCAATCTTCGGCGTGCTGCGCGGCGGCGACCCTCCGCGCCCGGCTTTCTGGCTGTTCTCATGCCTGGGCAGCGCGCTCGTCGCGGGTTTTGCCCTGACGCAAGGCGTGACCGCGTCACCGGTCGGCGACGGGTTAATGCTTGCCGCCGTCGTTGCCTGCGGGTTGGGCTACGCCGAAGGAGCGGCGCTGTCGCGCAAGCTCGGCGGCTGGCAGGTGATCTGCTGGGCGCTGGCGCTGTCGCTGCCGGTCATGCTGGCGTTGACTTTTGCGACGCTGCCGCCGTCCTTCGCCGGCGTCGGCTCCGGCGCCTGGATCGGCCTCGCTTATGTCTCGCTGTTCAGCATGGTGATCGGCTTCGTGTTCTGGTATCGCGGCCTGGCGCAGGGCGGCATCGCCGCCGTCGGGCAGTTGCAATTGCTGCAGCCCTTCTTCGGCTTGGCGCTGGCGGCGACGCTGCTGCACGAACAGGTGAGCCCGCTGATGGTGGTCGTCACGCTTGGCGTGGTGGCCTGCGTGTTCGGGGCGAAGAAGTTTGCGCGGTAG
- a CDS encoding zinc-dependent alcohol dehydrogenase family protein, with the protein MKAVVFEKFGEAPTIQTVPDPKPAADGVVIKVEATGLCRSDWHGWMGHDDGITLPHVPGHELAGVVVAAGKQVSRWKAGDRVTVPFAVGCGRCFECTSGNHQVCEHQTQPGFTGWGSFAEYVGIEHADTNLVRLPDEMEFATAASLGCRFVTSFRAIVDQGRVTPGEWVAVHGCGGVGLSAIMIASAMGANVIAIDLTDEKLEFAKKIGAVATINASTTPNVVKAVKQITNGGAHMSMDALGHPTTSFNSIANLRRRGRHVQVGLMLGEHARPQIPMDKVIAFELEIRGSHGMQAYRYSAMMEMIRTGKLKPELLVGKRISLEEAPAALMAMGGFEGIGIGVVTKF; encoded by the coding sequence ATGAAAGCTGTCGTCTTCGAAAAATTCGGCGAGGCGCCGACGATCCAGACCGTGCCCGACCCGAAGCCGGCAGCGGATGGCGTCGTCATCAAGGTCGAGGCGACCGGCCTCTGCCGCAGCGACTGGCATGGCTGGATGGGCCATGACGACGGCATCACGCTGCCGCATGTTCCGGGACATGAACTGGCGGGCGTCGTCGTCGCCGCCGGCAAGCAGGTCAGCCGCTGGAAAGCCGGTGACCGCGTCACCGTGCCCTTCGCCGTCGGCTGCGGCCGCTGCTTCGAATGCACCTCCGGCAACCATCAGGTCTGCGAGCACCAGACCCAGCCGGGCTTCACTGGCTGGGGCTCGTTCGCCGAATATGTCGGCATCGAGCATGCCGACACCAATCTCGTGCGCCTGCCGGACGAAATGGAATTCGCCACCGCCGCCAGCCTCGGCTGCCGTTTCGTCACCTCGTTCCGCGCCATCGTCGACCAGGGCCGGGTGACGCCGGGCGAATGGGTGGCGGTGCATGGCTGCGGCGGCGTCGGCCTTTCCGCCATCATGATCGCCAGCGCCATGGGCGCCAATGTCATCGCCATCGACCTCACGGATGAGAAGCTGGAGTTTGCCAAGAAGATCGGCGCGGTGGCGACGATCAATGCCTCGACGACGCCCAATGTGGTCAAGGCGGTCAAGCAGATCACCAATGGCGGCGCGCATATGTCGATGGACGCGCTCGGCCACCCGACCACCTCGTTCAACTCGATCGCCAATCTGCGCCGGCGCGGCCGCCACGTTCAGGTCGGGCTGATGCTGGGCGAACATGCCCGCCCGCAGATACCAATGGACAAGGTGATCGCCTTCGAGCTCGAAATCCGCGGCAGCCACGGCATGCAGGCCTACCGCTATTCAGCGATGATGGAGATGATCCGAACCGGCAAGCTGAAGCCCGAGTTGCTGGTTGGCAAGAGGATCAGCCTCGAGGAAGCGCCCGCCGCGTTGATGGCGATGGGCGGTTTTGAAGGCATCGGCATCGGCGTGGTGACGAAGTTTTGA
- a CDS encoding DUF4262 domain-containing protein yields the protein MPNREATDPDEAKTLADIEAYGCHILYVLAEDELPPFAYSVGIEHNFKAPELVIIGLKPELSQSIINEYCRRVRNGETFSIGQRASGFLGGGFDCQFGSVHPDQYPEHFGWDIWFYDGPDFRVMQLVYPNTSGIWPWDAEADEWFRKRQPLLDQPPSPT from the coding sequence ATGCCGAATAGAGAAGCCACAGACCCGGACGAAGCAAAGACGCTCGCCGACATTGAAGCGTATGGCTGCCACATCCTGTATGTCTTGGCAGAAGACGAGCTTCCGCCTTTCGCCTACTCGGTGGGGATAGAGCACAATTTCAAGGCTCCCGAATTGGTCATCATCGGGCTGAAACCGGAGCTTTCCCAAAGTATCATCAACGAGTATTGCCGGCGGGTGCGAAACGGCGAAACGTTCAGCATCGGACAGCGAGCGTCAGGTTTCCTGGGCGGCGGCTTCGACTGTCAGTTCGGCTCCGTCCATCCGGACCAATATCCCGAACATTTCGGTTGGGACATCTGGTTCTACGACGGTCCGGATTTCCGCGTCATGCAACTCGTGTATCCGAATACCTCGGGCATTTGGCCCTGGGACGCCGAAGCCGACGAGTGGTTCCGCAAGCGGCAGCCACTGCTCGACCAACCGCCATCGCCAACTTAG
- the maiA gene encoding maleylacetoacetate isomerase translates to MSDLVLHNYYRSSTSYRVRIALEMKGLSYTYVPHHLRHGEHLEPAYLAVNPQGLVPALVLDDGTLLTQSLAIIEYLDEIAPEPPLLPKDALGRARVRMLAQMIACDIHPVNNLRVLTSLRTLFGAGDEDVVNWFRHWVNEGFQPLEKILASSPQTGTFCHGETPGLADICLAAQVTNNARFGVDMTPYPVISRIHAACMALPAFQKAAPQNQIDAE, encoded by the coding sequence ATGAGCGACCTCGTCCTCCACAACTACTATCGCTCCTCCACCTCCTACCGGGTGCGGATCGCGCTGGAGATGAAGGGGCTGAGCTACACCTATGTGCCGCATCACCTGCGCCATGGCGAGCATCTCGAGCCGGCCTATCTCGCGGTCAATCCGCAAGGCCTGGTGCCGGCGCTGGTGCTGGACGACGGAACGCTGCTGACGCAATCACTGGCGATCATCGAATATCTCGACGAGATCGCGCCAGAGCCGCCGCTGCTGCCGAAGGATGCGCTGGGCCGGGCGCGGGTCAGGATGCTGGCGCAGATGATCGCCTGCGACATCCATCCGGTGAACAATCTGCGCGTGCTCACCTCGCTGCGCACCCTGTTCGGCGCCGGCGACGAGGATGTCGTGAACTGGTTCCGGCACTGGGTGAACGAAGGCTTCCAGCCGCTCGAGAAGATTTTGGCTTCGTCGCCTCAGACCGGCACCTTCTGCCATGGCGAGACGCCCGGACTGGCCGATATCTGCCTCGCCGCCCAGGTCACCAACAACGCCCGCTTCGGCGTCGACATGACGCCCTACCCGGTGATCTCGCGCATCCACGCCGCCTGCATGGCGCTGCCGGCGTTCCAGAAGGCGGCACCGCAGAACCAGATCGATGCCGAATAG
- a CDS encoding fumarylacetoacetate hydrolase family protein has translation MTDFVLPPPAIASVAIAGSGERFAVRRIFCVGRNYAAHARELGNDERDPPFFFTKPADAVVDSGAEIPYPPLTANLHHEIELVVAIGKAGFRIPRGEALAHVWGYGVGVDLTRRDLQDQAKKAARPWDWSKAFDRSAPCGPLVPVSKSGHPDKGRIWLAVNGEVKQDGDLAELIWPVADVVSICSEAVELRPGDLIFTGTPAGVGAVQAGDKITGGVDGIGAIEVAIGQPRP, from the coding sequence ATGACAGACTTCGTCCTCCCGCCGCCAGCGATCGCCTCAGTCGCCATTGCCGGCTCGGGGGAGCGATTTGCCGTGCGTCGCATCTTCTGCGTCGGGCGCAATTACGCGGCACACGCGCGCGAGCTCGGCAATGACGAGCGCGACCCGCCCTTCTTCTTCACCAAGCCGGCCGACGCGGTGGTCGACAGCGGCGCCGAGATCCCCTACCCGCCATTGACCGCCAACCTCCACCACGAGATCGAGCTGGTCGTGGCGATCGGCAAAGCCGGCTTCCGCATTCCCCGCGGCGAGGCGCTCGCCCATGTCTGGGGCTACGGCGTCGGCGTCGACCTGACCCGCCGCGACCTGCAGGACCAGGCGAAGAAAGCCGCCCGCCCCTGGGACTGGTCGAAGGCTTTCGACCGCTCCGCGCCCTGCGGTCCGCTGGTCCCGGTCTCGAAGTCAGGCCATCCCGACAAGGGCCGTATCTGGCTCGCCGTCAACGGTGAGGTAAAACAGGACGGCGACCTCGCCGAGCTGATCTGGCCGGTCGCCGATGTCGTCTCGATCTGCAGCGAGGCGGTCGAGCTCCGGCCCGGCGACCTGATCTTCACCGGCACGCCGGCTGGCGTCGGCGCGGTTCAAGCAGGCGACAAGATCACCGGCGGCGTCGACGGCATAGGCGCCATTGAGGTGGCCATCGGCCAGCCGAGACCGTGA
- a CDS encoding response regulator transcription factor, with product MTPVSDRARFLIIDDHPLFREALHSAVQMAYPDVDTVEARSIAEAIDLLADAKPFDLALLDLSMPDVHGFEGLLQLRTRYPRLPVVIVSGYEEPKIISEALSYGAAGFIPKSARKSDLAAAIRSVMDGAVYVPENYGGQPADPDSTDRADMVQRLATLTPQQLRVLQMLRQGMLNKQIAYELQVGETTVKAHVSEILRKLNVYSRTQAVIEVSKLDNTELFRDQTGF from the coding sequence ATGACCCCCGTCAGCGATCGCGCCCGCTTTCTGATCATCGATGACCACCCGCTGTTTCGCGAGGCGCTGCATAGCGCCGTGCAGATGGCCTATCCTGACGTCGATACGGTCGAGGCGCGCTCGATCGCGGAGGCGATCGATCTCCTCGCCGATGCAAAACCGTTCGACCTGGCGCTGCTCGACTTGAGCATGCCCGACGTGCACGGCTTCGAAGGGCTGCTGCAGCTCAGGACCCGCTATCCGCGCCTGCCGGTGGTGATCGTGTCGGGCTATGAGGAGCCGAAGATCATTTCCGAGGCGCTGTCCTATGGTGCCGCGGGTTTCATCCCGAAATCGGCGAGGAAAAGCGATCTCGCCGCGGCCATCCGCTCGGTGATGGACGGCGCGGTCTATGTGCCGGAAAACTATGGCGGACAGCCGGCGGACCCCGACAGCACCGACCGCGCCGACATGGTGCAGCGGCTGGCGACGCTGACGCCGCAGCAACTGAGGGTTTTGCAGATGCTGCGCCAGGGTATGCTGAACAAGCAGATCGCCTATGAGCTGCAGGTGGGCGAGACTACGGTTAAGGCGCATGTCTCGGAGATTTTGCGCAAGCTCAATGTCTACAGCCGCACGCAGGCAGTGATCGAGGTGTCGAAGCTGGACAATACGGAGCTGTTCAGGGATCAGACTGGGTTTTGA
- a CDS encoding hybrid sensor histidine kinase/response regulator, translated as MPLRDIDDLEKLKKINAALVSRVERSMDQQVNAFSLFQTAISLENRVRTRTEELHATLHRLERSNIELSAAKENAEQANLSKTRFLAAASHDVLQPLNAAHLSVSALAEVQTSEEGKKLVRQVERSLETMEDLLRTLLDISKLDAGVVQPEISDVSLEALFSSLRSDFLPEAEKKGLSLKFRPVNVVVRSDRTLLRRILQNILSNALRYTRSGGVLVGTRHRGDTIRIDVADTGCGIPDDQREAVFEEFHRGISTLADGGLTGGLGLGLAIVRRMAAALGHPVTFSSKVGRGTIFHIDVPIGMAPAEPASTAADMDRPRGYGLFGTRVLLVENDTDVLSAMTSLLERWQCLVRAATSTDDALDLIGDTDWVPDIVIADQHLDGGDLGTATIAEVRDYLGRPVPALIVTADGSELVAKAARAAGIELMRKPLKPAQLRALLAHLLA; from the coding sequence ATGCCGCTTCGCGATATCGACGACCTCGAGAAGCTGAAGAAGATCAACGCCGCCCTGGTCAGCCGCGTCGAACGCTCGATGGACCAGCAGGTCAACGCCTTCTCTTTGTTCCAGACGGCGATTTCGCTGGAGAACCGGGTGCGCACCCGCACCGAGGAGTTGCACGCGACGCTGCACCGGCTCGAGCGGTCGAACATCGAGCTCAGCGCTGCTAAGGAAAACGCCGAGCAGGCGAATCTTTCCAAGACCAGGTTCCTCGCCGCCGCCAGCCACGACGTGCTGCAACCGCTCAACGCCGCGCATCTGTCGGTCTCGGCGCTCGCCGAAGTACAGACCAGCGAGGAAGGCAAGAAGCTGGTGCGCCAGGTCGAGCGCTCGCTGGAGACGATGGAAGACCTGCTGCGCACGCTGCTCGACATCTCCAAGCTCGACGCCGGCGTGGTCCAGCCCGAAATCAGCGATGTCAGCCTGGAGGCGTTGTTCTCCTCGCTGCGCTCGGACTTTCTTCCCGAAGCCGAAAAAAAAGGCCTGTCGCTAAAATTCCGGCCGGTCAATGTCGTCGTGCGCTCCGACCGCACGCTGCTGCGCCGCATCCTGCAGAACATCCTCTCAAATGCACTGCGCTATACCCGCTCGGGCGGCGTGCTGGTGGGCACCAGGCATCGCGGCGATACCATCCGCATCGATGTCGCCGACACCGGCTGCGGCATCCCCGACGACCAGCGCGAGGCAGTGTTCGAGGAGTTCCACCGCGGCATCTCCACGCTTGCCGATGGCGGACTGACGGGCGGGCTGGGCCTCGGCCTCGCCATCGTGCGTCGCATGGCGGCAGCACTTGGCCACCCCGTCACCTTTTCCTCGAAAGTCGGACGCGGAACGATCTTCCACATCGACGTGCCGATCGGCATGGCGCCAGCCGAGCCGGCCTCGACCGCCGCCGACATGGACCGGCCGCGCGGCTACGGCCTGTTCGGCACCAGGGTGCTGCTGGTCGAGAACGACACCGACGTGCTGAGCGCCATGACCTCGCTGCTCGAGCGCTGGCAGTGCCTGGTGCGCGCCGCGACCTCGACCGACGATGCGCTCGACCTCATCGGCGACACCGACTGGGTGCCCGACATCGTCATCGCCGACCAGCATCTCGACGGTGGCGATCTCGGCACCGCCACCATCGCCGAAGTGCGCGACTATCTGGGCCGGCCCGTGCCGGCGCTGATCGTCACCGCCGATGGCTCGGAGCTCGTCGCCAAAGCCGCCCGCGCCGCCGGCATCGAATTGATGCGCAAGCCGCTGAAGCCGGCACAGCTGCGCGCGCTATTGGCGCATCTGCTGGCTTAG
- a CDS encoding FIST signal transduction protein, giving the protein MDAGFALLFFSQSLVDAAALSEALKTYAPSLDYAGCSTAGEITPQGLEEGHVLALLLPTASFSTASIMVDNLSSSSMDRITGEVAALRRSLRDRVGQGRAKDTFALCFIDGLSYAEEAVTSAIHWGLDDIPLIGGSAGDNLKFETTSLISNGKVASDSAIVVLIATEIPFHVFKTDNFIPTDEKLVVTQSDPDHRIVREFNATNAAEEYAASVGIVPEMLTPLSFASHPVVVKVGGEYYCRSIQRMHADGSLSFFCAIDDGVVLSIAQPKNMVEATRAALQDVERKLGGIDMVLGFDCVLRRLDARNRQVFRDISELYRTNNVIGFGTYGEQYRSMHLNQTFTGIAFGERRAAE; this is encoded by the coding sequence ATGGACGCCGGCTTTGCGCTGCTTTTCTTTTCCCAGAGCCTCGTCGATGCGGCCGCCCTGTCGGAAGCGCTCAAGACATATGCACCCTCGCTTGACTATGCCGGCTGCTCGACCGCCGGTGAAATCACCCCTCAGGGCCTCGAGGAAGGCCATGTCCTTGCACTGCTGCTTCCTACCGCGTCCTTTTCGACGGCAAGCATCATGGTCGACAACCTCTCTTCGTCGAGCATGGACAGGATCACCGGCGAGGTGGCGGCGCTGAGACGTTCGCTTCGCGACCGTGTCGGGCAAGGGCGGGCCAAGGACACTTTCGCGCTCTGCTTTATCGACGGGCTGTCCTATGCCGAGGAAGCGGTGACCTCGGCCATCCACTGGGGGCTGGACGACATTCCGCTGATCGGCGGTTCGGCCGGCGACAACCTGAAATTCGAGACCACCAGTCTTATCTCGAACGGCAAGGTCGCTTCCGACAGCGCCATCGTCGTGCTGATCGCGACCGAGATCCCCTTCCACGTCTTCAAGACCGACAATTTCATTCCCACCGACGAGAAGCTGGTGGTCACTCAATCTGATCCCGATCACCGCATCGTGCGCGAATTCAACGCCACCAACGCCGCGGAGGAATATGCCGCCTCCGTCGGCATCGTGCCGGAGATGCTGACACCCTTAAGCTTTGCCTCGCACCCTGTCGTGGTGAAGGTGGGCGGCGAATATTACTGCCGCTCGATCCAGCGCATGCATGCCGACGGCTCGCTGTCATTCTTCTGCGCCATCGACGACGGCGTCGTTCTGTCCATCGCTCAGCCGAAGAACATGGTCGAAGCGACACGCGCCGCCCTGCAGGACGTCGAGCGCAAGCTCGGCGGCATCGACATGGTGCTCGGCTTCGACTGCGTGCTGCGCCGGCTCGACGCGCGCAACCGCCAGGTCTTCCGCGATATTTCCGAGCTCTACCGGACCAACAACGTCATCGGCTTCGGCACCTATGGCGAGCAGTACCGCTCGATGCATCTCAATCAGACCTTCACCGGCATCGCCTTTGGTGAGCGTCGGGCCGCCGAGTGA